A window of the Lentibacillus sp. JNUCC-1 genome harbors these coding sequences:
- a CDS encoding restriction endonuclease subunit S — protein sequence MKFKEAKLLHATTMLTNTDMKSPTFINEVRRNTEGSVREYLFYDSFKNVKFPYITNKNEQVKIGIFLKQMDDAIMYRQRELDTLKQTKQGFLQKCFQRRRVCAEIRFPGFSKSWEQHKFQDDIISIQTGTNLLGNEIIAAFH from the coding sequence GTGAAATTTAAAGAAGCTAAACTGCTTCATGCGACAACTATGTTGACAAACACCGATATGAAATCGCCAACTTTTATTAACGAAGTAAGAAGAAATACCGAAGGAAGTGTAAGGGAATATCTGTTTTATGATAGCTTTAAAAACGTCAAGTTTCCTTATATAACTAACAAAAATGAACAAGTTAAAATAGGTATCTTCCTTAAACAAATGGATGACGCTATTATGTATCGACAACGAGAACTAGATACTCTCAAGCAAACAAAACAGGGATTCTTGCAAAAATGTTTCCAAAGAAGGAGAGTCTGTGCGGAGATTCGGTTTCCAGGGTTTAGCAAATCTTGGGAACAACATAAATTTCAAGATGACATTATATCAATTCAAACAGGTACAAATTTACTAGGTAATGAAATAATA